A genomic window from Klebsiella quasipneumoniae subsp. quasipneumoniae includes:
- a CDS encoding NIPSNAP family protein, whose amino-acid sequence MIYEKRTYTINPLKMADWLALYQSDALAVQTDHLGKLIGFFFTEIGVVNQVVHIWAYESLDDRLVRRARMAQDERWQTFSRKNRELAAVERLESVLMRPTAFSPLQ is encoded by the coding sequence ATGATCTACGAAAAACGCACCTACACCATCAATCCGCTGAAAATGGCCGACTGGCTGGCGCTGTACCAAAGCGATGCCCTGGCGGTGCAAACTGACCATCTCGGCAAACTGATCGGCTTCTTTTTTACCGAGATCGGCGTGGTCAATCAGGTAGTGCACATCTGGGCTTACGAAAGCCTGGACGATCGCCTGGTACGCCGCGCGCGGATGGCCCAGGACGAGCGCTGGCAGACCTTCTCGCGGAAAAATCGCGAACTGGCCGCCGTGGAGCGCCTCGAGTCGGTGCTGATGCGCCCCACCGCTTTTTCACCATTGCAGTAA
- a CDS encoding FAD-dependent oxidoreductase, whose translation MKSWDVIVIGSGAAGFAAAVTASCKGLSVLMLEKAGQFGGTSAISGGAVWLHDTDQARAAGKSGSAEAIKTYLRTIIGEAHYREDIAEAFVSAGREALAFLEREGAVKYSLRPLSPDYYPDEPGGVDVGRALEVVEYDGRELGDAFRDLRSPPPGMLLFGGMMVNRVDIQHFLDMRRSLRSLAHCTRLLLRYARDRVTYPRGTRLAMGNALIARMATTALRKGMSLRLNVNVLALCEAQGAVTGVEIESQGQRETLHARRGVVLAAGGFAAGALAARYRPDTREHFTMSPPANDGAALRLAAALNAREGADRASNFFWAPVSVLTRADGSEERFPHLVTDRAKPGVIAVNQRAVRFVNESSSYHHFASAMQHAAENAPCFLLCDAQAMKRYGLGLARPAPVNNDALIAAGYLHKADTLAALAQQLGLDAHTLSETVARYNRDAAQGVDREFAKGGNSYNRAMGDPGHHPDACNAPLLSAPFYAIKLYTGDLGTSRGLVTTADAQVVNAEGKPIAGLYAVGNDMDSLMAGTYPGPGITLGPGLTFGYLAACHLAQPATH comes from the coding sequence ATGAAGAGCTGGGACGTGATCGTCATCGGCAGCGGCGCCGCTGGCTTTGCCGCCGCGGTCACCGCCAGCTGCAAAGGGCTGTCGGTGCTGATGCTGGAGAAAGCCGGTCAGTTCGGCGGCACCTCGGCCATCTCTGGCGGCGCCGTGTGGCTGCACGATACCGACCAGGCGCGCGCCGCGGGCAAAAGCGGTAGCGCCGAAGCGATCAAAACCTATCTGCGAACCATTATCGGCGAGGCCCACTACCGCGAAGATATCGCCGAGGCGTTTGTCAGCGCCGGGCGAGAGGCCCTCGCCTTTCTGGAGCGCGAGGGGGCGGTGAAATATAGCCTGCGCCCACTCTCACCTGATTACTATCCGGATGAGCCCGGCGGTGTCGACGTCGGGCGGGCGCTGGAGGTGGTGGAGTATGACGGCCGTGAACTGGGTGACGCGTTTCGCGACCTGCGCTCGCCGCCGCCGGGGATGCTGCTGTTTGGCGGAATGATGGTCAACCGCGTCGACATTCAACATTTTCTCGATATGCGTCGCTCGCTGCGCTCCCTGGCCCATTGCACCCGACTGCTGCTGCGCTACGCCCGCGACCGGGTGACATACCCTCGCGGCACCCGCCTGGCGATGGGCAATGCGCTGATTGCCCGCATGGCGACCACGGCGCTGCGTAAAGGCATGAGCCTGCGGCTGAATGTCAATGTTCTGGCGCTGTGCGAAGCGCAAGGCGCGGTCACCGGGGTAGAGATTGAGAGTCAGGGGCAAAGAGAGACGCTGCACGCCCGGCGCGGGGTGGTGCTGGCCGCAGGCGGTTTTGCCGCTGGCGCGCTGGCGGCGCGCTATCGGCCTGACACCCGAGAGCACTTCACCATGTCGCCGCCGGCCAATGATGGCGCCGCGCTGCGTCTCGCGGCGGCGCTTAACGCTCGCGAGGGAGCCGATCGGGCATCCAACTTTTTCTGGGCGCCGGTATCGGTGCTGACCCGGGCCGACGGCAGCGAGGAGCGCTTCCCCCACCTGGTGACCGACCGGGCCAAGCCGGGCGTGATTGCCGTCAATCAGCGGGCGGTACGCTTCGTTAATGAGTCCAGCTCCTATCACCATTTTGCCAGCGCGATGCAGCATGCTGCGGAGAATGCCCCCTGCTTTTTACTGTGCGACGCCCAGGCGATGAAGCGTTACGGCCTCGGGCTGGCGCGCCCGGCGCCGGTGAACAATGACGCCCTGATCGCCGCCGGCTATCTGCACAAAGCCGACACCCTGGCCGCGCTGGCGCAGCAGCTTGGGCTGGATGCCCACACCCTGAGCGAGACGGTCGCCCGCTACAATCGTGACGCCGCGCAGGGCGTGGACCGTGAGTTTGCCAAAGGCGGCAACAGCTATAACCGGGCGATGGGCGATCCGGGCCATCACCCTGACGCCTGCAACGCTCCCCTGCTCAGCGCGCCGTTCTATGCCATCAAACTCTATACCGGCGATCTGGGGACTTCCCGGGGTCTGGTCACCACCGCCGATGCCCAGGTCGTCAACGCCGAAGGAAAGCCTATCGCGGGGCTGTACGCGGTGGGAAACGACATGGATTCGCTGATGGCCGGCACCTACCCGGGTCCCGGCATCACCCTTGGCCCGGGGCTGACGTTTGGCTACCTCGCCGCCTGCCATCTGGCGCAACCCGCCACCCACTAA
- a CDS encoding sugar phosphate isomerase/epimerase family protein codes for MNMRTLSLAALSLLDVSPPEQVRIAARTGFTHVGLRLLPATPADPDYDMLGDTPAVRATLAALMETGIRVSDVEIVRLSPGFTLDDRLQRFMETAARLGAGQVLVAGNDDNLQRSADNLATLAAAGRPFGLTMNLEPMPWTQLRTIADAQALIAASGREDIGILVDALHFWRAGESLAALSSLPAHHLNYMQLCDGAAQRPESEQELIRQARSARNVPGEGGLDLHGLMSALPATLPVSLEVPLDGEQGALPPLQRAQLLFTAAQPYLRSCA; via the coding sequence ATGAACATGCGTACCCTATCGCTCGCCGCGCTGAGCCTGCTCGATGTCTCTCCCCCCGAACAGGTGCGGATAGCGGCCAGAACCGGTTTTACCCACGTGGGTCTGCGGCTGCTGCCCGCCACCCCCGCCGACCCGGACTACGATATGCTGGGCGATACCCCCGCCGTCCGCGCGACCCTGGCCGCGCTGATGGAAACCGGCATCCGCGTCTCGGACGTGGAGATCGTCCGCCTGAGCCCGGGGTTTACCCTCGACGATCGGCTGCAGCGCTTTATGGAGACCGCCGCGCGGCTTGGCGCCGGGCAGGTGTTAGTCGCCGGGAATGACGACAACCTGCAGCGCAGCGCCGACAACCTGGCCACTCTCGCCGCGGCCGGCCGCCCGTTTGGCCTGACCATGAACCTTGAGCCAATGCCCTGGACCCAGCTGCGCACGATCGCCGATGCGCAGGCGCTGATCGCCGCCAGCGGGCGGGAGGATATCGGCATCCTGGTGGACGCCCTTCATTTCTGGCGCGCGGGAGAATCGCTCGCCGCCCTCTCCAGCCTGCCCGCGCATCATCTGAACTATATGCAGCTCTGCGATGGCGCGGCGCAGCGGCCGGAAAGCGAGCAGGAGCTCATCCGCCAGGCCCGCTCAGCGCGCAACGTGCCGGGGGAAGGCGGTTTGGATCTGCACGGTCTGATGTCGGCTCTGCCGGCGACGCTGCCGGTCTCCCTCGAGGTGCCGCTCGACGGCGAGCAGGGCGCCCTGCCGCCCCTCCAGCGGGCGCAATTACTGTTCACTGCCGCGCAGCCCTACCTGCGCTCCTGCGCATAA
- a CDS encoding FAD-dependent oxidoreductase — protein MSGPVKVDMLVVGSGAAGLSAAVTAAMHGASVMVAEKASVLGGTSAWSGGWLWIPRNPLARAEGIDEAADAPLTYLQHEMGGEAADVRLQTFLRHGPEMVEFFHQRTAVKFLSGSAMPDFHASPGAANGGRSVTAQPYDGRLLGDWLHRLRPPLETISLAGMGIAGGADMAHFFNATRSPRSALYAARRLLRHGWQRLRAGRGQHLVNGNALVARLLRSALDAGVRFQLNAPAVRLLQGPQGVSGAVLRSDDGEMHVEAGAVVLACGGFPHDRQRLAQVVPHAAEGYGHFSAAPPDNQGEGIRLGESVGGQFDTRLRHPLAWAPVSRVTLASGQQLMFPHLVERAKPGVIAVLPNGKRFVNEADSYHDFIAALLAATPVGDTPQAWLLADRRALRRYGLGHARPFPFPPTAWLRTGYLLRGNTLAELAKLCAIDTDALAETVERFNHFASTGEDVDFHRGASAYNRAQGDHQVTLGPLREGPFYAVRILPGSLGTFSGLQTDEHARVLDGQQQPIPGLFAIGNDMSSVMRGYYPSGGITLGPAMTFGYLVGKKLAENTIKTEQ, from the coding sequence ATGAGCGGGCCTGTGAAGGTGGATATGCTGGTGGTCGGCTCCGGCGCGGCGGGACTCTCTGCCGCGGTCACCGCGGCAATGCACGGCGCCAGCGTCATGGTGGCGGAGAAGGCGTCAGTGCTCGGCGGAACCAGCGCCTGGTCCGGCGGCTGGCTGTGGATCCCCCGCAACCCGCTGGCGCGGGCGGAGGGCATCGACGAAGCGGCCGATGCTCCGCTGACCTATCTGCAGCATGAGATGGGGGGCGAAGCCGCCGACGTTCGCCTGCAGACCTTCCTGCGTCACGGGCCGGAAATGGTGGAGTTTTTTCATCAGCGGACGGCGGTGAAGTTTCTGTCGGGCAGCGCCATGCCGGACTTTCACGCGTCGCCGGGCGCGGCGAACGGTGGGCGGTCGGTGACCGCTCAGCCCTACGATGGCCGCCTGCTCGGCGACTGGCTCCACCGACTGCGCCCGCCGCTGGAGACCATCAGCCTGGCCGGGATGGGCATCGCCGGCGGCGCGGACATGGCGCATTTTTTTAACGCCACCCGCTCGCCGCGCTCCGCGCTGTATGCCGCCCGCCGCCTGCTGCGCCACGGCTGGCAGCGGCTGCGCGCCGGACGGGGGCAGCATCTGGTCAATGGCAATGCGCTGGTCGCCCGTCTGCTGCGATCCGCCCTCGACGCCGGAGTGCGCTTTCAACTCAATGCGCCTGCGGTTCGGCTGCTGCAGGGGCCGCAGGGCGTGTCCGGCGCGGTGCTGCGCAGCGATGACGGGGAGATGCACGTCGAAGCGGGCGCCGTGGTGCTGGCATGCGGCGGTTTTCCCCACGATCGGCAGCGCCTGGCGCAGGTGGTGCCTCACGCCGCGGAGGGCTACGGCCATTTCTCCGCCGCGCCGCCTGACAATCAGGGCGAGGGGATCCGCCTTGGCGAATCCGTCGGCGGCCAGTTCGATACCCGCCTGCGCCACCCGCTGGCCTGGGCGCCGGTGTCCCGCGTCACCCTCGCCAGCGGCCAGCAGCTGATGTTTCCCCATCTGGTGGAGCGAGCCAAGCCCGGGGTGATTGCCGTCCTGCCTAACGGCAAACGCTTTGTTAACGAGGCCGATTCCTATCACGACTTTATCGCCGCCCTGCTGGCGGCGACGCCCGTGGGCGACACGCCGCAGGCCTGGCTGCTGGCCGATCGGCGCGCGCTGCGCCGCTATGGCCTGGGCCACGCCAGGCCCTTCCCGTTCCCCCCTACCGCCTGGCTGCGTACCGGCTATCTGCTGCGAGGAAACACCCTGGCCGAGCTGGCGAAACTTTGCGCCATCGATACCGATGCGCTGGCGGAAACCGTTGAACGCTTTAATCACTTCGCCAGCACCGGTGAAGACGTCGATTTTCACCGCGGCGCATCGGCCTATAACCGCGCGCAGGGTGACCATCAGGTGACGCTCGGACCGCTGCGCGAAGGGCCGTTCTACGCGGTGCGCATTCTGCCCGGCTCGCTGGGCACCTTCAGCGGATTGCAAACCGACGAACACGCTCGGGTGCTGGACGGGCAGCAGCAGCCGATACCGGGCCTGTTCGCCATCGGCAACGACATGTCGAGCGTGATGCGCGGCTATTACCCCAGCGGAGGGATCACCCTCGGGCCGGCGATGACCTTCGGCTACCTGGTGGGCAAAAAACTGGCTGAAAACACAATAAAAACAGAGCAATAA
- a CDS encoding IclR family transcriptional regulator C-terminal domain-containing protein, protein MQNTIHPRDLIVGLQKGLALIQLFSKTCPKLTVAQAAKMSGLTQSAARRFLLTLLHERYLQTDGRYYWLTPKTLRLGQAYVDSAQFPRMVRPIVEYIASRTEEHASVGVVDEDELVYIARSRHTPFNSTSVRLGERVPIFCTAGGRLWLASLPEAECEAVLQRITREQRTPYTVTDVASLMEKIAQVRRQGYATIEQEFEIGMLVLAVPLTDREGTWWGALSLTSHQSRTSLDALCRDHLDLLYSAQAMLVG, encoded by the coding sequence ATGCAAAACACCATTCATCCTCGCGATCTGATCGTCGGTTTACAAAAAGGGTTGGCGCTCATCCAGCTTTTTTCTAAAACCTGCCCAAAGCTCACCGTCGCTCAGGCGGCGAAAATGAGCGGCCTGACGCAAAGCGCGGCACGACGTTTTCTGTTGACGCTGCTGCATGAGCGCTATTTGCAAACCGATGGTCGCTATTACTGGCTTACCCCGAAGACGCTGCGGCTTGGTCAGGCCTACGTCGATTCGGCGCAGTTTCCCCGCATGGTGCGGCCGATTGTCGAATACATCGCCAGCCGGACCGAGGAGCACGCCTCGGTGGGGGTGGTGGATGAAGATGAACTGGTCTATATCGCCCGCAGCCGTCATACGCCATTTAACTCCACGTCGGTTCGGCTTGGGGAGCGGGTGCCCATCTTTTGTACCGCCGGGGGGCGGTTATGGCTGGCTTCGCTGCCGGAAGCAGAGTGTGAAGCGGTTCTACAGCGCATTACCCGGGAACAACGCACGCCCTATACGGTGACCGACGTCGCGTCGTTGATGGAGAAGATTGCCCAGGTGCGGCGTCAGGGGTATGCCACTATCGAGCAGGAGTTTGAGATTGGTATGCTGGTGCTGGCGGTACCGTTAACCGACAGGGAAGGGACCTGGTGGGGAGCGTTAAGTCTGACCAGTCATCAATCACGGACTTCGCTGGACGCGTTATGCCGCGACCACCTTGATCTGCTCTATAGCGCGCAGGCGATGCTGGTGGGTTAA
- a CDS encoding shikimate dehydrogenase family protein — MVSGTTQVVAVIGHPIAQVKSPDNFNRYFAEQHMDSVMIPVDIAPDAVAAYLNALRGWQNMSGVLVTVPHKQRAAALVDELTPRARRLNAINVIRKLADGRLQGDMLDGVGFLLAAEAQGFQPAGKQALLSGCGGVGSAIAWGLCEAGLRQLALHDQNPATRQRLHDLLAEAFPAVRLSALPDTLHGVDLLVNGSPAGMAGFDALPLPQALLETLDSATHVADVVTAPVMTPLLTFAAARGCRVQTGPEMALAQMTLMGQFIGAIPPAQGAAA; from the coding sequence ATGGTCAGTGGAACTACCCAGGTTGTCGCCGTGATTGGTCATCCGATTGCCCAGGTGAAATCACCGGATAACTTCAACCGCTACTTTGCCGAACAGCACATGGACAGCGTCATGATCCCGGTGGATATCGCCCCGGACGCGGTGGCCGCCTACCTCAACGCCCTGCGCGGCTGGCAGAACATGAGCGGCGTGCTGGTGACGGTGCCGCATAAACAACGCGCCGCCGCGCTGGTCGACGAGCTTACGCCGCGCGCCCGCCGACTCAACGCCATCAATGTGATCCGCAAGCTGGCGGATGGCCGGTTACAGGGCGATATGCTGGACGGCGTCGGCTTTCTGCTCGCCGCCGAGGCACAGGGTTTTCAGCCGGCGGGTAAGCAGGCGTTGCTCTCCGGTTGCGGCGGCGTCGGCAGCGCCATCGCCTGGGGATTGTGCGAGGCGGGGCTCCGTCAGCTGGCTCTGCACGATCAAAACCCCGCCACCCGGCAACGCCTGCACGATCTTCTGGCTGAAGCCTTTCCGGCGGTGCGACTGAGCGCGCTGCCGGACACCCTGCACGGCGTCGATCTGCTGGTCAACGGCTCGCCGGCCGGCATGGCCGGATTTGATGCGCTGCCCCTGCCGCAGGCGCTGCTGGAGACCCTCGACAGCGCCACCCACGTGGCTGACGTTGTCACCGCCCCGGTGATGACGCCGTTGCTCACCTTCGCCGCCGCCCGCGGCTGCCGGGTACAGACCGGGCCGGAAATGGCGCTGGCGCAGATGACGCTGATGGGCCAGTTTATCGGCGCCATCCCGCCGGCGCAGGGAGCAGCGGCATGA
- a CDS encoding MFS transporter translates to MTQTQRLDVRELINRNPLSRFQKQIIFLGFCVIALDGFDIAIMGFIAPTLKLEWGVSNHQLGLVISAALIGLALGAIFSGPLADWLGRKKIIINSVFFFGFWTIATAFSHNIEQMMFFRFMTGLGLGAAMPNIGTLVSEYAPERQRSFIITVIFCGFTFGAAAGGFTASWLIPQFGWHSLMALGGILPLLFAPLLIWRLPESVRFLVIKQAPAARIRAILNRLYPGQISDNVTFILPAQPAAGNAMRIVLSRQYGFGSLMLWLVYFMGLFLVYILGSWLPTLVKEVGLTVSQAAVMTAIYQAGGTLGSLFAGWLMDRINPHRALGMIYAVGGLFTMAMGYAAGSFALLCMLAFISGACLNGANTGMNALSARYYPTQARATGSSWMHGVGRIGAILSAFAGAEMMALNLPFESVFLILGIPAALTVAGLAAKGIFAAGNPPAASPAPASVRGA, encoded by the coding sequence ATGACACAGACTCAACGCCTGGATGTCAGAGAGTTAATTAACCGTAACCCGCTGAGCCGCTTTCAAAAACAGATTATTTTTCTCGGCTTTTGCGTTATCGCTCTCGATGGGTTTGATATCGCGATCATGGGCTTTATCGCCCCGACGCTGAAGCTGGAGTGGGGGGTAAGCAACCACCAGCTGGGCCTGGTGATCAGCGCCGCGCTGATCGGCCTCGCGCTGGGCGCTATTTTCTCTGGCCCGCTCGCCGACTGGCTGGGACGCAAAAAGATCATCATCAACAGCGTCTTCTTCTTCGGCTTCTGGACCATCGCCACCGCCTTCTCGCACAACATTGAGCAGATGATGTTCTTCCGCTTTATGACCGGCCTTGGACTGGGCGCCGCGATGCCGAACATCGGGACGCTGGTGTCGGAATACGCCCCGGAACGCCAGCGCTCATTTATTATTACCGTCATCTTCTGCGGCTTCACCTTCGGCGCGGCGGCCGGAGGATTCACCGCATCATGGCTGATCCCGCAGTTTGGCTGGCACTCGCTGATGGCGCTCGGCGGCATTCTGCCGCTGCTGTTCGCCCCCCTGCTTATCTGGCGGCTGCCGGAATCGGTTCGTTTTCTGGTGATCAAACAAGCGCCAGCGGCGCGCATTCGCGCCATCCTTAATCGTCTTTATCCCGGACAAATCAGCGACAACGTGACGTTTATCCTGCCGGCGCAGCCGGCGGCCGGCAACGCGATGCGCATTGTGCTCTCCCGCCAGTACGGCTTTGGCTCGTTGATGCTATGGCTGGTCTACTTTATGGGGCTGTTCCTGGTCTATATTCTCGGCAGCTGGCTGCCAACGCTGGTTAAGGAGGTCGGGCTTACCGTCAGCCAGGCGGCCGTGATGACGGCGATCTACCAGGCGGGAGGCACCCTCGGCTCGCTGTTTGCCGGCTGGCTGATGGACCGCATCAATCCCCATCGCGCGCTGGGAATGATCTACGCCGTCGGCGGCCTGTTTACCATGGCGATGGGCTACGCCGCGGGCAGCTTTGCCTTGCTCTGCATGCTGGCGTTTATCAGCGGCGCCTGCCTGAACGGCGCCAATACGGGCATGAACGCCCTCTCCGCCCGTTACTACCCCACGCAGGCGCGGGCGACCGGCTCCAGTTGGATGCACGGCGTCGGGCGGATCGGCGCGATCCTCAGCGCCTTTGCCGGCGCTGAGATGATGGCGCTCAACCTGCCCTTCGAAAGCGTCTTTTTGATCCTCGGCATCCCGGCTGCCCTCACCGTCGCAGGCCTGGCGGCGAAGGGCATCTTCGCCGCAGGTAATCCTCCCGCCGCTTCGCCAGCCCCCGCGTCTGTGCGCGGAGCGTAA